The Pseudomonas eucalypticola genome has a window encoding:
- a CDS encoding LysE family translocator codes for MVSLDTLPVFFLAVILLLLSPGPNMAFVLSQAIARGWRGGLMAAAGITIADLSLAVLTATGVTALVASWPPSFDLIRYAGALYLLWLAFKTLRGGGLGALNSDDSLPLARILFSATLNSLLNPKALLFFMVFLPQFVRPEQGQVGWQLIQLGVMLALTATVFHSVLGVFGAAIHRRLASKGRWARVQSLGLATVLMALAVRLALLSRP; via the coding sequence ATGGTCTCGCTCGACACGCTTCCCGTCTTTTTCCTGGCTGTCATTCTATTACTGCTGTCACCCGGCCCCAACATGGCGTTCGTGCTCAGCCAGGCAATCGCCCGGGGCTGGCGGGGCGGGTTGATGGCGGCCGCGGGCATTACCATCGCCGACCTCAGCCTGGCCGTGCTGACCGCGACCGGGGTGACCGCACTGGTGGCCAGCTGGCCGCCATCGTTCGACCTGATTCGCTATGCGGGGGCGTTGTATCTGCTATGGCTGGCGTTCAAGACCCTGCGCGGTGGCGGCCTGGGGGCATTGAACAGTGACGACTCGCTGCCGCTGGCGCGCATCCTGTTCTCGGCGACGCTCAATAGCCTGCTTAACCCCAAGGCGCTGTTGTTCTTCATGGTGTTCCTGCCGCAGTTCGTGCGACCGGAACAGGGGCAGGTGGGGTGGCAATTGATTCAGCTGGGGGTGATGCTGGCGCTGACGGCCACGGTGTTCCATTCGGTGCTGGGGGTGTTCGGCGCCGCCATCCACCGTCGCCTGGCCAGCAAGGGGCGCTGGGCCAGGGTCCAGTCACTGGGGCTGGCGACGGTGCTCATGGCGCTGGCGGTGCGCCTGGCTTTGCTCAGCCGCCCCTGA
- a CDS encoding PQQ-dependent sugar dehydrogenase, whose translation MFRATWLATLLAVPLLAHAAGAVTYKSELGPLSVTPVVQGLHHPWALAFLPDHTGYLVTERPGTLRVVSPEGKLSAPVSGGPAVWAHGQGGLLDVALSPQFREDRLVYLSFAEAGPDGKAGTAVGRGRLSDDLTHLDNFTVIFRQQPKLSTGEHFGSRLVFDRDGYLFIALGENNRRPTAQDLSKLQGKVVRLFPDGRVPDDNPFVGQKGARPEIWSYGHRNQQGAALNPWTGTLWTHEHGPRGGDEINVIERGQNYGWPRATHGIDYSGVPIAEAKGTSLAGVKDPVFFWPKSPAISGMAFYDADRFKAWQHDLFIGALSDQALIRLTFEGDKVNHEERLLGELKSRIRDVRQGPDGYLYVLTDADDGQLLRVGLQQPSH comes from the coding sequence ATGTTTCGAGCTACCTGGCTGGCTACTTTGCTGGCCGTCCCGCTGTTGGCCCACGCCGCGGGCGCTGTGACCTATAAAAGCGAATTGGGGCCCTTGAGCGTCACCCCGGTGGTGCAAGGCCTGCATCACCCCTGGGCCCTGGCGTTTCTGCCCGACCACACAGGCTACCTGGTGACCGAGCGGCCCGGCACCCTGCGGGTGGTAAGCCCCGAAGGCAAGCTGTCGGCGCCCGTCAGTGGCGGCCCTGCGGTGTGGGCCCATGGCCAGGGCGGCCTGCTGGACGTGGCGCTGTCGCCGCAGTTCCGCGAAGACCGCCTGGTGTACTTGTCCTTCGCCGAAGCCGGCCCCGACGGCAAGGCGGGCACGGCCGTGGGGCGCGGGCGCCTGTCCGACGACCTGACGCACCTGGACAACTTCACCGTGATCTTCCGCCAGCAACCCAAGCTGTCCACCGGCGAACACTTTGGTTCACGGTTGGTATTCGACCGGGACGGCTACCTGTTCATCGCCTTGGGCGAGAACAACCGGCGGCCTACTGCCCAGGATCTGAGCAAGCTGCAGGGCAAGGTGGTGCGCCTCTTCCCCGACGGGCGCGTGCCCGACGACAACCCCTTCGTGGGGCAGAAGGGCGCTCGGCCCGAGATCTGGTCCTATGGCCACCGCAACCAGCAAGGTGCGGCCCTGAACCCCTGGACCGGCACCCTGTGGACCCATGAACATGGGCCACGGGGTGGTGACGAGATCAACGTCATCGAGCGTGGCCAGAATTACGGCTGGCCACGTGCGACCCACGGCATCGACTACAGCGGCGTACCGATCGCCGAAGCCAAGGGCACCTCCCTGGCGGGCGTCAAGGACCCGGTGTTCTTCTGGCCCAAGTCGCCGGCCATCAGCGGCATGGCGTTCTACGACGCGGACCGTTTCAAGGCGTGGCAGCACGATCTGTTCATTGGCGCCTTGAGCGACCAGGCACTGATTCGCCTGACGTTCGAGGGCGACAAGGTCAACCACGAGGAACGCCTGCTGGGGGAGTTGAAATCGAGAATCCGTGACGTGCGCCAGGGCCCCGATGGCTACCTGTACGTACTTACCGACGCCGATGATGGGCAATTGCTGCGTGTGGGCTTGCAGCAACCTTCGCACTGA
- the zapE gene encoding cell division protein ZapE, with amino-acid sequence MLFPRSPQAAYEHALADRDFAPDPAQQRAVQALQACFEALQAGEPCQGLYLWGPVGRGKTWLMDLFHRCLTVPARRQHFHHFMAWVHQHLFQLNGTRDPLQALAAQLASEIRVLCFDEFFVTDIADALILGGLMSALFDAGVTVVATSNQPPAQLYADGFNRDRFLPAIAAIEAHMQVLAVDGEQDHRLHPGTTLQRYWVNEPEALAGAFVQLSGDQPASDEPIPVGYRQLPVVRASEHTLWCTYEQVCEQPWAAMDFMQLCDRFSAILLGEVPELGARQRPAKIARGTEDAAERVAAGDRELPQLSANDDGVRRFIALVDECYDRRVPLYIEARVALEGLYTQGYLSFPFRRTLSRLREMQLQRFS; translated from the coding sequence ATGCTATTCCCACGCTCGCCCCAGGCCGCTTACGAGCACGCCCTCGCTGATCGCGACTTCGCCCCCGACCCTGCCCAGCAGCGCGCCGTGCAGGCCCTGCAAGCCTGCTTCGAGGCCCTGCAAGCCGGTGAGCCTTGCCAGGGCCTGTACCTGTGGGGGCCGGTTGGCCGGGGCAAGACCTGGCTCATGGACCTGTTCCACCGCTGCCTGACCGTGCCTGCCCGGCGTCAGCATTTCCACCATTTCATGGCGTGGGTGCACCAGCATCTGTTCCAGCTCAACGGCACACGTGACCCGCTGCAGGCGCTGGCCGCCCAGTTGGCCAGCGAGATCCGGGTATTGTGCTTCGACGAGTTCTTCGTCACCGACATTGCCGACGCCTTGATCCTGGGCGGCCTGATGTCGGCGCTGTTCGACGCGGGGGTGACGGTGGTCGCGACCTCCAACCAGCCACCGGCGCAGCTGTATGCCGACGGCTTCAACCGCGACCGCTTCCTGCCGGCCATCGCCGCCATCGAGGCGCACATGCAGGTACTGGCGGTGGACGGCGAGCAGGACCACCGCCTGCACCCAGGCACCACGCTGCAGCGCTACTGGGTCAACGAACCCGAGGCGCTGGCCGGGGCGTTCGTCCAGTTGAGCGGCGACCAGCCCGCCAGCGACGAACCTATCCCGGTGGGCTACCGGCAGTTGCCCGTGGTGCGGGCCAGCGAGCACACCCTGTGGTGCACCTACGAGCAAGTGTGCGAGCAACCCTGGGCGGCCATGGATTTCATGCAACTGTGCGACCGCTTCAGTGCGATTCTGCTGGGTGAAGTACCGGAACTGGGTGCCCGGCAACGGCCGGCGAAGATCGCCCGTGGCACCGAAGATGCCGCCGAACGGGTGGCGGCCGGGGATCGGGAACTCCCGCAATTGTCGGCCAACGACGACGGCGTGCGCCGCTTCATCGCCCTGGTGGACGAGTGCTACGACCGCCGGGTGCCGTTGTACATCGAAGCACGGGTGGCGCTGGAGGGACTCTACACTCAAGGGTATCTGTCGTTCCCGTTCCGGCGTACCCTGAGCCGGCTGCGGGAGATGCAATTGCAACGTTTCAGCTGA
- a CDS encoding DinB family protein has product MADLLSHHLLTMAYNNGWANHRLYKACLQLSQDEFLAPRSSFFPSIKATLNHTLTVDWFYLQALECEQAGEPPELDSQRFFDPEEPFDTCLALHREQAQADHRLIACCRLLKDDSLGRYVTILRPDRTQRDTRLRLLSHLFEHQIHHRGQVHAMLAETDIKPPQLDEFFCEGEAHLRAQDFAELGWTEAQVWSGQ; this is encoded by the coding sequence ATGGCCGACCTCCTGTCGCATCATCTGCTGACCATGGCCTACAACAATGGCTGGGCCAACCACCGGCTGTACAAGGCCTGCCTGCAACTGAGCCAGGACGAGTTCCTGGCACCGCGCAGCAGTTTTTTCCCCTCGATCAAGGCCACGCTCAACCACACCCTCACAGTGGACTGGTTCTACCTGCAGGCGCTGGAGTGCGAACAGGCTGGCGAGCCGCCGGAGCTGGACAGCCAGCGCTTCTTCGACCCCGAAGAGCCGTTTGACACTTGCCTGGCGCTGCACCGCGAGCAGGCCCAGGCCGACCATCGCCTGATTGCCTGCTGCCGGTTGCTCAAGGACGACAGTCTGGGCCGCTACGTGACCATCCTGCGCCCCGATCGTACCCAGCGCGATACCCGCTTGCGCCTGCTGTCGCACCTGTTCGAACACCAGATCCACCACCGTGGCCAGGTACACGCCATGCTCGCGGAAACCGACATCAAACCGCCCCAGCTCGACGAATTCTTCTGCGAAGGTGAAGCGCATTTGCGCGCCCAGGACTTCGCCGAGCTGGGCTGGACCGAAGCCCAGGTGTGGTCAGGCCAGTAG
- a CDS encoding D-2-hydroxyacid dehydrogenase family protein: MRIAVIDDWQDVASDVVDWAPLRALGQVDFLPDYPADNEALVARLLPYDVICVMRERTLFDAELIRGLSNLKLLATGGMRNAAIDLAAANALGVQVVGTESYKHAAPELTWALIMASTRNLLAEAASLQSGGWQIGLGGDLHGKTLGILGLGSIGEKVAKFGQAFGMKVIAWSENLTAERASSVGVTWVSKQELFAQADVLSVHLVLSERTRGLVDREALGWMKPRALLVNTARGPIVDEDALVEALKANRLGGAALDVFSVEPLPANHPFRTLPNVLATPHVGYVSANNYRVFYGQMIEDILAWHDGQPIRLLA, translated from the coding sequence ATGCGCATAGCCGTGATCGATGACTGGCAAGACGTCGCCAGTGACGTGGTGGACTGGGCCCCGCTGCGTGCGCTGGGCCAGGTCGATTTCCTGCCCGACTACCCCGCCGACAACGAAGCCCTGGTGGCACGCCTGCTGCCCTACGACGTGATCTGCGTGATGCGCGAGCGTACTCTTTTCGACGCCGAGCTTATCCGGGGGCTGTCCAACCTCAAGCTGCTGGCCACGGGCGGCATGCGCAACGCGGCCATCGACCTGGCCGCGGCCAACGCCCTGGGCGTGCAGGTGGTAGGCACCGAGAGCTACAAGCACGCCGCTCCGGAGTTGACCTGGGCGCTGATCATGGCCTCTACCCGCAACCTGCTGGCCGAGGCCGCGTCGCTGCAATCGGGCGGCTGGCAGATCGGCCTGGGCGGTGACCTGCACGGCAAGACCCTGGGCATCCTCGGCCTGGGCAGCATCGGTGAAAAAGTGGCGAAATTCGGCCAGGCGTTCGGCATGAAGGTCATCGCCTGGAGCGAGAACCTGACCGCCGAGCGCGCCAGCAGCGTCGGCGTGACCTGGGTCAGCAAGCAGGAGCTGTTTGCCCAGGCCGACGTGCTCAGCGTGCACCTGGTACTGAGCGAGCGCACTCGCGGGCTGGTGGACCGCGAAGCGCTGGGCTGGATGAAACCCCGTGCGCTGCTGGTGAACACCGCCCGCGGCCCGATCGTCGACGAGGACGCGCTGGTGGAGGCGCTCAAGGCCAACCGCCTGGGCGGCGCGGCGCTGGATGTGTTCAGTGTCGAGCCCCTGCCGGCCAATCACCCGTTCCGTACCCTGCCCAACGTTCTGGCCACCCCCCACGTGGGCTACGTCAGCGCCAACAACTATCGCGTGTTCTACGGCCAGATGATTGAAGACATCCTGGCCTGGCATGACGGCCAGCCCATTCGCCTACTGGCCTGA
- a CDS encoding LEA type 2 family protein, which produces MPRYLLAALRHYLLLMLLVGLSACALLPPRDPININVVGIEPLQGQDLEVRFAVKIRLQNPNEDSYSYNGVALNLDVNGRPLASGVSNESGTLARFSETIVTVPVSVTAFSVLRQTLGLSQTQSLDNLPYELHGKLANGLFGTVRFSDHGNLSLAPVAAGPASAPDSNPYKNTRWPATP; this is translated from the coding sequence ATGCCCCGATACCTGCTTGCTGCGTTGCGCCACTACCTGCTGCTGATGCTGCTGGTGGGCCTGAGCGCCTGCGCCCTGCTGCCGCCCCGCGACCCCATCAACATCAACGTGGTGGGCATCGAGCCCTTGCAGGGGCAGGACCTGGAAGTGCGGTTTGCCGTGAAGATCCGCCTGCAGAACCCCAACGAAGACAGCTACAGCTACAACGGGGTGGCCCTGAACCTGGACGTCAATGGCCGGCCGCTGGCCTCGGGGGTGAGCAATGAAAGCGGCACGCTGGCCCGCTTTTCGGAAACCATCGTCACCGTGCCCGTCAGCGTCACCGCGTTCAGCGTGCTGCGCCAGACCCTGGGCCTGAGCCAGACCCAGTCCCTGGACAACCTGCCCTATGAACTGCACGGCAAGTTGGCCAACGGCCTGTTCGGCACCGTGCGCTTCAGTGACCACGGCAACCTGTCGCTGGCGCCGGTGGCCGCCGGGCCGGCAAGCGCGCCAGACAGCAACCCCTACAAAAACACCCGCTGGCCCGCCACCCCGTGA